One Aspergillus oryzae RIB40 DNA, chromosome 2 genomic window carries:
- a CDS encoding VOC family protein (predicted protein) has product MALANHGASIPDLIAMGDEQENVTDWQRRCGINKDSQIRLVKLTHMRYQHPDLDQITTFLQGGGFLVTLTDPEEFPVNLMFGQKPAEKGAIPEKLTINYEEEKPRIRKFQGFTPGPAAVHKLGHFGLCTGKFEELVHFYTTTFNIVPTDFLYVEKDGRRKNVALFAHIDRGDDYVDHHSFFMSTNASSHVHHCSFEVHDFDTQKLGHQWLTDKKYKSVWGVGRHILGSQIFDYWWDTTGNMIENYTDGDLVNNQTPIGYGPAGDESLAVWGPEVPAWFLK; this is encoded by the exons ATGGCACTCGCGAATCACGGCGCTTCAATACCGGATCTCATCGCCATGGGAGATGAGCAGGAGAATGTCACTGACTGGCAACGACGATGCGGGATCAACAAGGACAGTCAGATTCGTTTAGTGAAGCTCACACATATGCGTTATCAACACCCTGATCTAGACCAGATAACGACCTTCCTGCAAG GTGGTGGCTTTCTTGTTACACTGACGGATCCTGAAGAGTTTCCAGTGAATTTGATGTTCGGGCAAAAGCCCGCAGAAAAGGGTGCCATTCCAGAGAAGCTCACTATTAActacgaagaagaaaagcccCGAATCCGGAAGTTCCAGGGATTTACTCCTGGTCCAGCGGCTGTACACAAA CTGGGCCACTTTGGGCTATGCACGGGGAAGTTCGAAGAACTGGTCCACTTCTATACTACGACATTCAATATTGTACCGACTGATTTTCTTTAcgtggagaaggatggcCGGAGGAAGAATGTTGCATTATTCGCACATATTGACCGTGGCGATGATTATGTGGACCATCACAGTTTTTTTATGAGCACAAATGCCAGCAGTCATGTACATCACTGCTCGTTTGAAGTCCATGACTTTGATACTCAGAAGCTGGGGCACCAGTGGCTCACTGATAAGAAGTATAAGTCTGTGTGGGGCGTTGGACGCCATATCCTTGGATCTCAAATCTTTGATTACTGGTGGGATACAACAGGAAACATGATAGAGAATTATACAGATGGAGATCTGGTGAACAATCAGACTCCAATTGGTTATGGACCGGCTGGAGATGAGTCCCTAGCTGTCTGGGGACCTGAGGTGCCAGCTTGGTTCTTGAAATAG
- a CDS encoding uncharacterized protein (threonine dehydrogenase and related Zn-dependent dehydrogenases) — translation MAETHSKNRTMRSVVFDGQPFEVYVRDIPKAKVVRRTDAVVQVTSAAICGSDLHNYHGVFGSDQVPYSIGHEAMGIVKEVGADVASVKIGDRVIIPDFPDDVGLDLEPTINPAIALYGEGHQFGDLGGCQAEFVRVPLADKSLIVLGKEFDGIKDEDLVLLSDIFPTAWAGVTWSGFEAGDTIAIFGAGPLLLEPFRSTSRRANRRRRFWPGNQVASSAP, via the exons ATGGCAGAGACACATAGCAAGAACAGAACCATGCGGTCGGTCGTTTTTGATGGCCAGCCGTTCGAGGTTTATGTCCGTGATATCCCGAAGGCAAAGGTCGTCAGGCGAACGGATGCTGTGGTTCAGGTCACTTCAGCAGCTATCTGCGGCTCTGACCTGCACAACTACCACGGCGTCTTTGGTAGCGACCAGGTGCCTTATTCTATTGGGCATGAGGCCATGGGTATTGTCAAGGAAGTTGGAGCAGATGTTGCATCCGTGAAGATTGGGGATCGCGTCATTATACCTGACTTCCCTGATGACGTCGGGCTGGATCTAGAACCAACGATTAACCCTGCAATTGCATTGTATggagaaggccatcaatTTGGTGATTTGGGAGGTTGCCAAG CCGAATTTGTGCGCGTCCCACTCGCGGACAAGTCCTTGATTGTTCTCGGTAAGGAATTCGAtggcatcaaggatgaagatctaGTTCTTCTTTCAGACATCTTTCCTACTGCCTGGGCGGGAGTCACTTGGTCGGGCTTCGAGGCTGGAGATACGATCGCTATTTTTGGGGCAGGCCCA CTTCTATTGGAGCCATTCCGATCAACTTCACGAAGGGCGAACCGTCGGCGCAGATTCTGGCCCGGGAATCAGGTGGCGTCCAGCGCACCGTAG
- a CDS encoding uncharacterized protein (acyl-CoA synthetase), with protein sequence MSLSLTGFKPGRLLQLQGFLCKNQKIREQTAKKKEERRKKREERREKKERKKERKEGKKEGRHLHRYPALIYNHIRRYLQNIYPCLCKDFSLQHLMETLILALFHSVYNCIICACTIPIISSIDPISGRSNPVHSRLGIGIKQGYGLSEASPVTHAQPWPEWHESIGSVGKLLPKMEAKYMTTPDDGSDPREVQTGEVGELYLRGPNIFLGYHKNPSATADSISKDGWFRTGDVGYQDFKGNFFITDRVKELIEYKGFQVAPAELRGILVGHAAVNDVAVIQLTSKMDVRKVVILTGP encoded by the exons ATGTCTTTATCACTCACTGGTTTTAAGCCTGGCAGGCTGCTTCAACTGCAAGGTTTTCTTTGTAAAAATCAGAAGATAAGGGAACAGACAGctaagaagaaagaagagagaagaaagaagagagaagaaagaagagagaagaaagaaagaaagaaagaaaggaaggaaggaaagaaggaaggaagacacTTGCATAGATACCCGGCCCTAATCTACAACCATATCAGGAGGTATCTCCAGAATATTTATCCTTGCCTT TGCAAAGACTTTTCGCTGCAGCATTTGATGGAAACTTTGATACTAGCCTTATTCCATAGCGTGTATAATTGTATAATATGCGCTTGCACTATACCTATCATTAGCTCAATTGACCCCATCTCTGGTAGATCAAA CCCTGTCCATAGCCGTCTTGGTATTGGTATCAAGCAGGGCTATGGTTTGAGTGAAGCTAGCCCGGTCACACACGCACAGCCTTGGCCTGAATGGCATGAGAGTATTGGCTCTGTTGGGAAACTTCTCCCTAAGATGGAGGCAAAATATATGACAACACCTGACGATGGTTCGGACCCACGCGAGGTTCAAACCGGAGAAGTTGGCGAGCTATATCTCCGTGGGCCCAACATCTTTCTTGGTTATCATAAGAATCCATCGGCGACAGCAGACTCGATCTCCAAAGATGGCTGGTTCCGCACTGGTGATGTTGGATATCAGGATTTCAAGGGCAACTTCTTCATTACTGACCGAGTGAAGGAACTGATTGAGTATAAAGGTTTCCAGGTGGCTCCTGCTGAGCTAAGAGGAATTCTTGTGGGCCATGCTGCTGTTAATGATGTTGCTGTCATTCAATTGACGAGTAAGATGGATGTCCGAAAAGTTGTTATTCTTACTGGTCCATGA
- a CDS encoding uncharacterized protein (predicted protein), whose translation MAPDQVERVLQGRWAIINVWRPLKPVPCDPLAVADARSVPDEDLFEVHVGKPQNVQATFYNPKTSRQGSGTLLGKYGPGHKWYYMSDMTQYDILLLKIFDSKDDGKTARRTLHAAFIDPHTSEVQEARESLEIRCLKIHRR comes from the exons ATGGCACCGGACCAGGTCGAGCGGGTTCTGCAAGGCCGCTGGGCCATCATCAACGTCTGGCGTCCATTGAAGCCCGTCCCATGTGACCCTCTCGCCGTAGCAGATGCCCGATCTGTTCCTGACGAGGACCTTTTCGAGGTCCATGTTGGGAAACCACAAAACGTCCAAGCCACCTTTTATAATCCTAAGACCTCCCGACAGGGTAGTGGAACACTGCTTGGGAAGTATGGACCGGGCCATAAATGGTACTACATGTCGGATATGACTCAGTACGACATCCTGTTACTCAAAATATTTGACTCGAAAGATGACGGCAAGACGGCGAGAAGAACACTCCACGCGGCATTCATCGACCCGCACACGAGCGAGGTACAGGAGGCACGAGAAAGTTTGGAAATCAGATGCTTA AAAATACACCGCAGATAA
- a CDS encoding uncharacterized protein (predicted protein) translates to MRPQTIQTFLDYHHSSAFASGEITAGTLKFCRIAPDRQPVQIEDVRGRKEEFRLDEHGFQFLRHESPSFASFRDEDLSTVQQESVEILQRLRKQRANILDLDPQSDGQRIIQIDRFLRTRFFRSSV, encoded by the exons ATGCGGCCTCAAACAATCCAGACTTTCCTTGATTACCACCATTCGTCCGCCTTCGCCAGCGGGGAGATTACGGCGGGAACACTTAAATTCTGTCGGATAGCTCCCGACCGCCAACCGGTGCAAATCGAAGACGTGCgcgggagaaaagaagaattccGTCTGGACGAGCATGGGTTTCAGTTTCTACGACACGAAAGTCCCAGTTTCGCGTCTTTTCGAGACGAAGACCTAAGTACCGTGCAGCAGGAATCGGTGGAAATTCTCCAACGATT GCGCAAGCAGCGTGCAAATATTCTCGACCTTGATCCGCAATCAGACGGACAAAGAATTATCCAAATTGATCGATTCCTCCGAACCCGATTCTTCCGTAGTTCCGTTTAA
- a CDS encoding uncharacterized protein (predicted protein): MILDVARTKRFFRRLRPRAKDQDNTPKCQPRKAFPAGLKFLCGPNDGTIDIVFVHGLTGDRDATWTAPGAEEPWPKTLLPSKLPTARIFTFGYDAYVADWRGVVSRSLIANHAYNLLASLSSYRENDATSVRMYALAWFWGGNCTNCASQALFTSKQRPEPHLHNIIQSTRGIIFLGTPHHGASLAKWADFVCRSISLVKQTNPEIVKVLKRDSEVLARIQDGFHTMVRSVGPPPIEVTCFYEEVPVLGVGLVVPQDSAVLPGYVPIGIHSNHMDMTKFASVDDPGFVAICGELRRWSKGTGGATKSCPGDSSRTAQAGLARQYGANSQQYNQFGGGSQNIVGSHQYQAQGDMNFGMVPSK, translated from the exons ATGATCTTGGACGTAGCCAGGACAAAGCGATTCTTCAGGCGACTGCGGCCTCGAGCCAAAGACCAGGACAATACACCCAAATGTCAGCCAAGAAAGGCCTTCCCTGCCGGACTCAAATTTCTCTGCGGCCCGAATGATGGGACGATTGA TATCGTCTTTGTCCACGGGCTGACCGGTGATCGTGATGCAACGTGGACTGCTCCAGGTGCGGAGGAACCTTGGCCCAAAACTCTCCTCCCATCGAAACTTCCGACAGCCCGCATCTTCACATTCGGATATGATGCCTATGTGGCAGACTGGCGAGGTGTCGTATCGCGGTCTCTTATCGCCAACCACGCATATAATCTGCTCGcatctctttcctcctaTCGAGAGAACGACGCCACG TCTGTGAGGATGTACGCTCTCGCCTGGTTTTGGGGAGGGAATTGCACTAATTGCGCGTCACAGGCCTTGTTCACGTCGAAACAACGACCAGAGCCGCATCTCCACAACATCATTCAGTCCACCCGTGGGATTATATTCCTCGGCACGCCACACCATGGAGCTAGCCTGGCCAAATGGGCCGACTTTGTATGCCGATCAATTAGCCTTGTCAAGCAGACGAATCCCGAGATCGTCAAGGTTCTCAAGCGCGATTCTGAGGTCCTTGCGCGGATCCAAGACGGCTTTCACACCATGGTGCGAAGTGTAGGGCCACCACCGATCGAAGTGACTTGTTTCTATGAAGAGGTGCCCGTATTGGGAGTTGGTTTA GTCGTACCACAAGATTCGGCCGTTCTGCCGGGTTATGTCCCTATTGGAATCCATAGTAATCATATGGATATGACCAAGTTCGCCAGTGTCGATGATCCTGGTTTTGTGGCTATTTGTGGGGAGCTGCGTCGGTGGAGCAAAGGCACGGGTGGTGCAACCAAAAGCTGCCCTGGCGATTCATCGCGTACTGCGCAGGCCGGACTTGCCCGCCAGTATGGAGCCAATAGTCAGCAATACAATCAGTTCGGCGGGGGCTCGCAGAATATTGTAGGCAGCCACCAGTATCAGGCGCAAGGGGATATGAATTTCGGCATGGTGCCGTCTAAATAG